One genomic region from Actinocatenispora thailandica encodes:
- a CDS encoding AAA family ATPase: MKIRFGGIWLLWLVLGVTLALAWVFWPLRVAELVTLVTTLLGLASRLLTRREPLSRDAAVRYLHDEAKRRWQVAARSQRLLGSAPFTVPWTVRGAVQINPLPLLEQARRARRDPLPARASIVEQYRAVESGRLVIVGHEGAGKTSLLLQLVAQLLERPSPADDDPPRAAANQRTPIPVMVEITHWDGIERLDSWLVGQLVDLFPKLGRPCETCDTAAERLIKDERVHVLAVLDAVDELRADRLAALVKQLNSSFNDIPVILAGRSDRLRATDSAHLPAFRLDEAAVLTIEPLCGKEQMALIGQFDPGKAEWYPVLERLDGDDVGPLAELLSTPSMVRLALTVYDDNNDADRAPKTLLQVASETAGQSDAAVADVRARLLDRYPAAAFGLDDDPGVDRRHARRLTRYLRFLAAQLAATQRHDLGWWELADRFEQRILRGIAAGAFWALAALPELVHLVRPWHAGALWTVWVPPLLVAFLVVYAVLPRPSQYTRRRRRIDVIALRVGLGVGCAVLAVEFAVVFGLHGWDAALASVGRMLLLYVAVVVIANLPVQLSTWVGDRIRPRVSQPIAVLHRERARALLLGRCGCRWSPRPVRSGC; this comes from the coding sequence ATGAAGATCCGGTTTGGTGGGATCTGGCTTCTGTGGCTCGTCCTGGGCGTGACGCTGGCGCTTGCCTGGGTCTTCTGGCCGCTGCGAGTCGCGGAACTCGTCACCCTCGTCACCACCCTCCTCGGGCTGGCGAGCCGGCTGCTGACCAGGCGCGAGCCCCTGTCGCGGGACGCCGCTGTCCGGTACCTGCACGACGAGGCGAAACGCCGGTGGCAGGTGGCCGCTCGCAGCCAGCGGTTGCTGGGTTCCGCACCGTTCACCGTGCCGTGGACGGTGCGTGGCGCGGTGCAGATCAACCCGCTGCCGCTGCTCGAACAGGCGCGCCGTGCGCGGCGCGACCCGCTGCCCGCGCGGGCGTCGATCGTCGAGCAGTACCGGGCCGTCGAGTCCGGTCGGCTGGTGATCGTCGGCCACGAAGGTGCGGGAAAGACGAGCCTGCTACTTCAGCTGGTGGCTCAGTTGTTGGAACGGCCTTCGCCAGCCGACGACGATCCACCCCGGGCGGCCGCCAACCAGCGCACGCCGATCCCGGTGATGGTCGAGATAACCCACTGGGACGGCATCGAGCGTTTGGACAGCTGGCTTGTCGGGCAGCTGGTGGACTTGTTCCCGAAGTTGGGCCGCCCGTGCGAGACCTGCGACACCGCGGCCGAACGGTTGATCAAGGACGAGCGAGTCCACGTCCTTGCCGTCCTGGACGCCGTGGACGAGTTGCGCGCCGACCGGCTGGCGGCGCTGGTCAAGCAGTTGAACAGCTCGTTCAACGACATACCGGTGATCCTCGCCGGCCGCAGCGACCGGTTGCGTGCGACCGACTCGGCTCACCTCCCGGCCTTTCGCCTGGACGAGGCGGCGGTGCTCACCATCGAACCGCTGTGCGGGAAGGAGCAGATGGCGCTCATTGGCCAGTTCGATCCGGGCAAGGCCGAGTGGTACCCGGTGCTGGAACGGTTGGACGGCGACGATGTGGGCCCGCTGGCCGAACTGCTCTCGACGCCGTCGATGGTGCGCCTGGCCCTCACGGTCTACGACGACAACAACGACGCCGACCGGGCGCCGAAGACGCTGCTGCAGGTCGCCAGCGAGACCGCAGGGCAGTCCGACGCCGCGGTGGCCGACGTCCGAGCCCGGCTGCTCGACCGGTACCCGGCCGCCGCGTTCGGGCTCGACGACGACCCGGGCGTGGACCGGCGGCACGCCCGCCGGTTGACCCGGTACCTGCGGTTCCTCGCGGCTCAGCTGGCGGCCACCCAACGCCACGACCTGGGTTGGTGGGAACTCGCGGACCGGTTCGAACAGCGGATCCTGCGCGGCATCGCCGCCGGGGCGTTCTGGGCCCTCGCCGCGCTTCCCGAGCTGGTCCACCTGGTGCGACCGTGGCACGCCGGGGCACTGTGGACGGTCTGGGTACCGCCGTTGCTGGTCGCGTTCCTGGTGGTGTACGCGGTGCTGCCCAGGCCCTCGCAGTACACCAGGCGACGGCGCCGGATCGATGTCATCGCGCTGCGCGTCGGGCTGGGCGTCGGTTGTGCGGTGCTGGCCGTCGAGTTCGCGGTGGTGTTCGGGCTGCACGGCTGGGACGCGGCGCTGGCCTCGGTGGGACGGATGCTGCTGCTCTACGTCGCTGTCGTGGTTATCGCGAACCTTCCGGTGCAGCTCAGTACCTGGGTCGGGGACCGGATCCGCCCGCGCGTCTCCCAGCCGATCGCCGTCCTGCACCGCGAACGTGCCCGCGCCCTGCTGCTGGGGCGCTGTGGCTGCCGCTGGTCACCTCGACCTGTGCGGTCGGGCTGCTGA
- a CDS encoding glycosyltransferase family 4 protein yields MRVLMLSWEYPPVVVGGLGRHVHALSVALAAAGHEVTVVTRHGTEPDGTDAPLDEIRDGVRVVRAPADPPLFPFSTETLLAFTMSLNHALTRAALRVAGEQGFDVVHGHDWLVTHAAVTLKHHLGVPLVATVHATEAGRHSGWLPGELNRCIHSVEWWLTYEARRVLVCSDYMRWEVSRLFELPAGKVRVIPNGVDPAAFTATPRQVRAVRQRFAGDGPLVVYAGRLVHEKGVQDLIAATPTLRRRFPGLRVVVAGEGKYAEELAAEVRRRRLSRTVRFVGFLGAELPALFAAADCAVVPSRYEPFGMVAVEAASAGAPLAVAATGGLGEFVAAGLAAVSFTPKDPRALAEAVSSVLADEVLARRLARQGRSLVAQRYAWPVIAERTLDAYEQARRDERALRAAGTADGPVPPIVVPDGNLLRDGSA; encoded by the coding sequence ATGCGCGTGCTGATGCTGTCCTGGGAATACCCGCCGGTCGTCGTCGGCGGCCTCGGTCGGCACGTGCACGCGCTGTCGGTGGCCCTTGCCGCCGCCGGGCACGAGGTCACCGTGGTGACCCGGCACGGGACCGAGCCGGACGGCACCGACGCGCCGCTCGACGAGATCCGCGACGGGGTGCGGGTGGTGCGCGCGCCGGCCGACCCGCCGCTCTTCCCGTTCAGCACCGAGACGCTGCTGGCGTTCACGATGTCGCTGAACCACGCGCTCACCCGGGCCGCCCTGCGAGTGGCCGGCGAGCAGGGCTTCGACGTGGTGCACGGGCACGACTGGCTGGTCACGCACGCCGCGGTGACGCTCAAACACCACCTGGGTGTGCCGCTGGTGGCCACCGTGCACGCCACCGAGGCGGGCCGGCACTCCGGCTGGCTGCCCGGCGAGCTGAACCGGTGCATCCATTCGGTCGAGTGGTGGCTGACCTACGAGGCGCGCCGGGTGCTGGTCTGCTCGGACTACATGCGCTGGGAGGTCAGCCGGCTGTTCGAACTGCCCGCCGGCAAGGTCCGGGTGATCCCGAACGGCGTCGACCCGGCCGCGTTCACCGCGACACCGCGGCAGGTGCGGGCCGTCCGGCAGCGGTTCGCCGGCGACGGCCCGCTGGTGGTGTACGCCGGCCGGCTGGTGCACGAGAAGGGGGTCCAGGACCTGATCGCGGCGACCCCGACGCTGCGTCGCCGGTTCCCCGGGCTGCGGGTGGTCGTGGCCGGCGAGGGCAAGTACGCCGAGGAGCTGGCTGCCGAGGTCCGGCGCCGGCGGCTGTCCCGCACCGTGCGGTTCGTCGGTTTCCTCGGTGCCGAACTGCCCGCGCTGTTCGCCGCCGCCGACTGCGCGGTGGTACCGAGCCGGTACGAACCGTTCGGCATGGTGGCGGTCGAGGCGGCGAGCGCCGGCGCACCGCTCGCAGTGGCGGCGACCGGCGGGCTCGGCGAGTTCGTCGCGGCCGGCCTGGCGGCGGTCAGCTTCACCCCGAAGGATCCGCGCGCGCTCGCCGAGGCGGTCAGTTCGGTGCTGGCCGACGAGGTGCTGGCGCGCCGGCTCGCCCGGCAGGGCCGCAGCCTGGTGGCGCAGCGGTACGCGTGGCCGGTGATCGCCGAGCGCACCCTGGACGCGTACGAACAGGCGCGGCGGGACGAGCGGGCGCTGCGTGCGGCCGGTACGGCGGACGGCCCGGTCCCGCCGATCGTGGTACCGGACGGCAACCTGCTTCGCGACGGCTCCGCCTGA
- a CDS encoding DUF885 family protein codes for MDARLRALCDLMVPTARESVGRHEYDGVVQDLSTAGVAAALSRLAPAGAHVYPDPHDEAHASAAEDATRVEYGELALHRSNPLYHVANLDLACYDREYAPAPERAAARAAHLAAWPDAVDAAIDALDAVPAPVAGATLSAARGLAGQVGPADGDSGVAATAAHRRLLDHLERCARTGPADSALGEAGLARLLSASEAMPVRLGALAEAADAERHRLRAMLAEACHRIDPDADTAGTVAALAADHPGIDGVLAEARVLTAEVIDWTARHELVPYTDGECLVGPAPESRRWAMAMMAWAAPYEPDAPGWYHVTPPEPGWPAADREQWLAVFSRTSLPAITVHEVAPGHFSHSRALRRAPSAVRRTLIGEAFVEGWAHYTEEMALEQGFHATDPRYAAGVALEALVRVVRLTAAIGLHTGTMTVDEAAALFTSDAHLQGPAALAEAYRGTFDPTYGRYTWGKLVIGQVRDRARAAWGAGFSLPRLHAALLELGAPPLGLLDTAIERG; via the coding sequence ATGGATGCACGGCTGCGCGCGCTCTGTGACCTGATGGTGCCGACCGCCCGCGAGTCGGTCGGCCGGCACGAGTACGACGGCGTGGTCCAGGACCTGTCCACCGCCGGGGTGGCCGCGGCGCTGTCCCGGCTGGCGCCGGCCGGTGCGCACGTCTACCCCGACCCGCACGACGAGGCGCACGCCTCGGCCGCCGAGGACGCCACCCGGGTCGAGTACGGCGAGCTCGCCCTGCACCGCAGCAACCCGCTGTACCACGTCGCCAACCTCGACCTGGCCTGCTACGACCGGGAGTACGCGCCGGCGCCGGAGCGCGCCGCGGCCCGCGCGGCGCACCTCGCCGCCTGGCCGGACGCGGTCGACGCGGCGATCGACGCGCTCGACGCGGTGCCGGCGCCGGTCGCGGGCGCGACCCTGTCGGCGGCCCGCGGCCTGGCCGGCCAGGTCGGGCCGGCCGACGGGGACTCCGGGGTGGCCGCCACCGCCGCGCACCGCCGGCTGCTGGACCACCTCGAACGCTGCGCGCGGACCGGGCCGGCCGACTCGGCGCTGGGCGAGGCGGGGCTGGCCCGGCTGCTGTCCGCGTCCGAGGCGATGCCGGTACGGCTGGGCGCGCTCGCCGAGGCCGCCGACGCCGAGCGCCATCGGCTGCGCGCCATGCTGGCCGAGGCGTGCCACCGCATCGACCCCGACGCGGACACCGCGGGCACCGTCGCCGCGCTGGCCGCCGACCATCCCGGCATCGACGGGGTGCTGGCCGAGGCGCGGGTGCTGACCGCCGAGGTGATCGACTGGACCGCCCGGCACGAACTGGTGCCCTACACCGACGGCGAATGCCTGGTCGGCCCGGCTCCGGAGTCGCGGCGCTGGGCGATGGCGATGATGGCCTGGGCCGCCCCGTACGAGCCGGACGCGCCGGGCTGGTACCACGTGACCCCGCCGGAGCCGGGCTGGCCGGCGGCCGACCGGGAGCAGTGGCTCGCCGTGTTCAGCCGTACCAGCCTGCCGGCGATCACCGTGCACGAGGTGGCGCCGGGACACTTCTCGCACTCCCGGGCGCTGCGCCGGGCGCCGTCCGCGGTGCGTCGCACCCTGATCGGCGAGGCGTTCGTGGAGGGCTGGGCGCACTACACCGAGGAGATGGCGCTGGAGCAGGGTTTCCACGCCACCGATCCCCGGTACGCCGCGGGTGTCGCGTTGGAGGCGCTGGTCCGGGTGGTCCGGCTGACCGCGGCGATCGGGCTGCACACCGGCACGATGACCGTCGACGAGGCCGCCGCGCTGTTCACCTCGGACGCCCACCTGCAGGGTCCGGCGGCGCTGGCCGAGGCGTACCGCGGCACGTTCGACCCGACGTACGGCCGCTACACCTGGGGCAAGCTGGTGATCGGGCAGGTACGCGACCGGGCCCGGGCGGCGTGGGGCGCGGGGTTCTCGCTGCCCCGGCTGCACGCCGCGTTGCTGGAGCTGGGCGCGCCGCCGCTGGGGTTGCTCGACACCGCGATCGAGCGCGGCTGA
- a CDS encoding class I SAM-dependent methyltransferase, which translates to MPTAPALPLTGERTVPDLPVENYWFRRHEAAYQALEPLLPAGPVLEVGVGEGYGADLLAAGSGPSGAAPGAFGGRPRRVLGLDYDPATLGHVRRRYPAIAVARGNAVALPVRTGAVPAVVSMQLIEHLWDQPAHLAECARVLAPGGTLALSTPNRLTFSPGYDPATDRPRNVYHSRELSAAELAALVAPAFPDSTMYGLHAGARLATLDARCRRHYGADLVEAQLATPAASWPAGLAELVGSVTAADFVLSTSDLDSALDLIVVAGKV; encoded by the coding sequence ATGCCGACCGCCCCCGCGCTGCCGCTGACCGGCGAGCGCACCGTCCCCGACCTGCCGGTGGAGAACTACTGGTTCCGCCGGCACGAGGCGGCCTACCAGGCTCTGGAACCGCTGCTGCCGGCCGGGCCGGTGCTGGAGGTCGGTGTCGGCGAGGGGTACGGCGCGGACCTGCTCGCCGCCGGCAGCGGCCCCAGTGGCGCGGCACCCGGCGCATTCGGCGGCCGGCCACGCCGGGTGCTCGGGCTCGACTACGACCCGGCCACGCTCGGGCACGTGCGCCGCCGGTACCCGGCGATCGCGGTGGCGCGTGGCAACGCGGTGGCGCTGCCGGTGCGCACCGGTGCCGTCCCGGCGGTGGTCAGCATGCAGCTGATCGAGCACCTGTGGGACCAGCCGGCGCACCTGGCCGAGTGCGCCCGGGTGCTCGCGCCCGGCGGCACCCTGGCGCTCAGCACCCCGAACCGGCTGACCTTCTCCCCCGGGTACGACCCGGCCACCGACCGGCCGCGCAACGTGTACCACTCCCGCGAGCTGTCGGCGGCCGAGCTGGCCGCGCTGGTCGCCCCGGCGTTCCCGGACTCGACCATGTACGGGCTGCATGCCGGCGCCCGGCTCGCCACACTCGATGCGCGCTGCCGCCGGCACTACGGCGCCGATCTGGTCGAGGCGCAGCTCGCGACGCCCGCCGCGAGCTGGCCGGCGGGCCTGGCGGAGCTGGTCGGGTCGGTGACCGCGGCCGACTTCGTACTGTCCACATCGGACCTGGACAGCGCGCTCGACCTGATCGTGGTCGCCGGAAAAGTGTGA
- a CDS encoding electron transfer flavoprotein subunit beta/FixA family protein, with protein sequence MNIVVLVKQVPDSGAERTLKSDDWTVDRASASNVINEMDEYAIEEALRIAEAQGGEVTILTVGPDRATESIRKALSMGPNGAVHVVDDAIAGSDAVQTSKVIAAALNTLEWDLVLAGAEATDGRVQVIPHMIAERLGVPALTGARKLTVEGDTKTIERQTDEGYEVVQATGKAVVSVWDTINEPRYPSFKGIMAAKKKPVNSLTLADLGIAAGEVGGANAHTTVLSAQPRPARQAGTRVPDDGEGGAKLVEFLATEKFV encoded by the coding sequence ATGAACATCGTCGTCCTGGTCAAGCAGGTACCGGACTCCGGTGCCGAGCGCACGCTGAAGTCCGATGACTGGACGGTCGACCGTGCGTCGGCCAGCAACGTCATCAACGAGATGGACGAGTACGCCATCGAGGAGGCGCTGCGCATCGCCGAGGCGCAGGGCGGCGAGGTCACCATCCTGACCGTCGGTCCGGACCGTGCCACCGAGTCGATCCGCAAGGCGCTGTCGATGGGCCCGAACGGCGCCGTGCACGTCGTCGACGACGCGATCGCCGGTTCCGACGCGGTGCAGACCTCCAAGGTCATCGCCGCCGCGCTGAACACCCTGGAGTGGGACCTGGTGCTCGCCGGCGCCGAGGCCACCGACGGCCGGGTGCAGGTCATCCCGCACATGATCGCCGAGCGGCTGGGGGTGCCGGCACTCACCGGCGCCCGCAAGCTGACCGTCGAGGGCGACACGAAGACGATCGAACGCCAGACCGACGAGGGCTACGAGGTCGTGCAGGCCACCGGCAAGGCCGTGGTCAGCGTCTGGGACACCATCAACGAGCCCCGCTACCCGTCGTTCAAGGGCATCATGGCGGCCAAGAAGAAGCCGGTGAACTCGCTGACGCTGGCCGATCTGGGCATCGCCGCCGGCGAGGTCGGCGGCGCGAACGCGCACACCACCGTGCTCTCCGCGCAGCCGCGACCGGCCCGGCAGGCCGGTACCCGGGTGCCGGACGACGGCGAGGGCGGCGCCAAGCTGGTCGAGTTCCTGGCCACCGAGAAGTTCGTCTGA
- a CDS encoding electron transfer flavoprotein subunit alpha/FixB family protein encodes MAEVLVVADGTASGGVKKVTLEALTLARRLGEPAAVVLGAPGTADALAGPLAEYGAVKIYAAESDEIAGHLVAPKAEVLARLVGEVSPAAVLLASGQEGKEIAGRLAVKLDAGLLTDVSDIAADGTVTQVVFAGSTIVTAKADGLPVVTVRSNSVTPEPAPAAGERVSVDTTVSDAAKGATVLERVAEQKGSRPELTEAGVVVSGGRGVASAENFALIEELADLLGGAVGASRAAVDSGYYPHQFQVGQTGKTVSPQLYLAIGISGAIQHRAGMQTSKTIVAINKDDEAPIFELADYGIVGDLFKVVPQAVEEIRKRQG; translated from the coding sequence ATGGCTGAGGTACTGGTCGTCGCGGACGGCACGGCGTCGGGCGGCGTGAAGAAGGTGACGCTGGAGGCGCTGACGCTGGCCCGTCGGCTCGGCGAGCCCGCCGCGGTGGTGCTGGGCGCACCCGGCACGGCCGACGCGCTCGCCGGCCCGCTCGCCGAGTACGGCGCGGTCAAGATCTACGCCGCCGAGAGCGACGAGATCGCCGGGCACCTGGTGGCGCCGAAGGCGGAGGTGCTGGCCCGGCTGGTGGGCGAGGTGTCGCCGGCCGCGGTGCTGCTGGCATCCGGCCAGGAGGGCAAGGAGATCGCCGGCCGGCTCGCGGTCAAGCTCGACGCCGGCCTGCTGACCGACGTGTCCGACATCGCCGCCGACGGCACGGTCACCCAGGTGGTGTTCGCCGGCTCCACGATCGTCACCGCGAAGGCGGACGGGCTGCCGGTCGTCACCGTCCGGTCGAACTCGGTGACCCCGGAGCCGGCGCCGGCCGCCGGCGAGCGGGTCAGCGTGGACACCACCGTGTCGGATGCCGCGAAGGGCGCCACGGTGCTGGAGCGGGTCGCCGAGCAGAAGGGCTCCCGGCCCGAGCTGACCGAGGCCGGCGTGGTCGTCTCCGGCGGTCGCGGTGTCGCCAGCGCCGAGAACTTCGCGCTGATCGAGGAGCTGGCCGACCTGCTCGGCGGCGCGGTCGGCGCGTCCCGGGCCGCCGTCGACTCCGGCTACTACCCGCACCAGTTCCAGGTCGGCCAGACCGGCAAGACCGTGTCGCCGCAGCTCTACCTGGCGATCGGCATCTCCGGCGCGATCCAGCACCGGGCCGGGATGCAGACCTCGAAGACGATCGTCGCGATCAACAAGGACGACGAGGCACCGATCTTCGAGCTCGCCGACTACGGCATCGTCGGCGACCTGTTCAAGGTCGTCCCGCAGGCGGTCGAGGAGATCCGCAAGCGCCAGGGCTGA
- a CDS encoding biotin transporter BioY, whose translation MSTSPVVLRRHVLADLIPGSVARNALLVVGGAAVTGLAAQLSVSIEPLSPVPVTGQTFAVLLVAAALGPWRALASMALYLAVGMAGVPWFAGGTSGAGGASFGYILGYLAAGLLVGELARRAGDRTPLRTVGTMLLGNAVIYAFGVSWLVGVVGMAVPAALVAGVLPFLLGDAIKVALAAGVLPGTWALVRRFGK comes from the coding sequence GTGTCCACTAGCCCGGTCGTCCTGCGTCGGCACGTGCTCGCCGACCTGATTCCCGGTTCGGTCGCCCGTAACGCGCTGCTGGTCGTCGGGGGCGCCGCGGTGACCGGGCTGGCCGCCCAGCTGTCGGTGTCGATCGAACCGCTGTCGCCGGTCCCGGTGACCGGCCAGACCTTCGCCGTGCTGCTGGTCGCCGCCGCGCTCGGTCCGTGGCGGGCGCTCGCCTCGATGGCGCTCTACCTCGCGGTCGGCATGGCCGGCGTGCCGTGGTTCGCCGGCGGCACGTCGGGCGCGGGTGGCGCGTCGTTCGGCTACATCCTGGGCTACCTGGCGGCCGGGCTGCTGGTGGGCGAGCTGGCTCGCCGGGCCGGCGACCGGACCCCGCTGCGCACCGTCGGGACGATGCTGCTGGGCAACGCGGTGATCTACGCGTTCGGGGTGTCCTGGCTGGTGGGCGTGGTCGGCATGGCGGTGCCCGCGGCGCTGGTCGCCGGCGTGCTGCCGTTCCTGCTCGGCGACGCGATCAAGGTGGCGCTGGCGGCCGGTGTGCTGCCCGGCACCTGGGCGCTGGTGCGCCGCTTCGGCAAGTGA
- a CDS encoding DUF2630 family protein, protein MNDKDVLGQIHDLVAEEHRLRDAGGSDEERARLAAVEQQLDQCWDLLRRRRAREDAGQDPTAERVRPSSEVESYLQ, encoded by the coding sequence GTGAACGACAAGGACGTGCTGGGGCAGATCCACGACCTGGTGGCCGAGGAGCACCGGCTGCGCGACGCCGGCGGCAGCGACGAGGAGCGGGCCCGGCTGGCCGCGGTCGAGCAGCAGCTCGACCAGTGCTGGGACCTGCTGCGCCGCCGCCGGGCCCGGGAGGACGCCGGCCAGGACCCGACCGCGGAGCGGGTGCGGCCCAGCTCCGAGGTCGAGTCCTACCTGCAATAG
- a CDS encoding cysteine desulfurase family protein has translation MAYLDHAATTPVLPAALDAYVRAAGRFGNASSLHASGRAARRVVEESREQIAERLGARPSEVIFTSGGTESDNLAVKGISWSRREAEPARDVLLVGAAEHHAVLDSAHFMADRQGATVLPVPVDPAGRVTPDALGTLLAEYADRAALVSTMWANNEVGTVTPVTELAAIAAGHGVPLHTDAVQALGAVPVDFGASGVAAMTVTGHKIGGPVGVGALLLRTDVACTPVLHGGGQEREVRSGTLDVAGVAALATAVDHAVSRQQDEARRVAALRDELVARVRAAVPDAILNGDPVDRLPGNAHFSFPGCEGDALLMLLDAAGVECSTGSACSAGVAQPSHVLLAMGADADRARSSLRFSLGHTSTAADVTALLDALPTAVERARRATAVSRRH, from the coding sequence ATGGCGTACCTGGACCACGCGGCCACCACTCCGGTGCTGCCGGCGGCGCTCGACGCGTACGTGCGGGCCGCCGGCAGGTTCGGCAACGCCTCGTCGCTGCACGCCTCCGGCCGGGCCGCCCGGCGGGTGGTCGAGGAGTCCCGGGAGCAGATCGCGGAGCGGCTCGGCGCCCGGCCGAGCGAGGTGATCTTCACCTCCGGCGGCACCGAGAGCGACAACCTGGCGGTCAAGGGGATCAGCTGGTCGCGCCGGGAGGCCGAGCCGGCCCGGGACGTACTGCTGGTCGGCGCCGCCGAACACCACGCGGTGCTGGACTCGGCGCACTTCATGGCCGACCGCCAGGGCGCCACCGTGCTGCCGGTGCCGGTGGACCCGGCCGGGCGGGTGACCCCGGACGCGCTGGGCACGCTGCTCGCCGAGTACGCCGACCGGGCCGCGCTGGTCAGCACGATGTGGGCGAACAACGAGGTCGGTACGGTCACGCCGGTCACCGAGCTGGCCGCGATCGCCGCCGGCCACGGGGTGCCGCTGCACACCGACGCGGTGCAGGCGCTCGGCGCGGTACCGGTCGACTTCGGTGCGTCCGGCGTCGCCGCGATGACCGTGACCGGACACAAGATCGGTGGCCCGGTCGGGGTCGGCGCGCTGCTGCTGCGCACCGACGTGGCCTGCACCCCGGTGCTGCACGGTGGCGGCCAGGAACGCGAGGTCCGGTCCGGCACGCTGGACGTGGCCGGCGTGGCCGCGCTCGCCACCGCCGTCGACCATGCGGTGTCCCGGCAGCAGGACGAGGCGCGTCGGGTGGCGGCGCTGCGCGACGAGCTGGTCGCGCGGGTGCGCGCCGCGGTGCCGGACGCGATCCTCAACGGCGACCCGGTCGACCGGCTGCCCGGCAACGCGCACTTCTCGTTCCCCGGCTGCGAGGGCGACGCGCTGTTGATGCTGCTGGACGCGGCCGGCGTGGAGTGCTCGACCGGTTCGGCCTGCTCGGCCGGGGTGGCGCAGCCGAGTCACGTGCTGCTCGCGATGGGTGCCGACGCCGACCGGGCTCGCAGTTCGCTGCGGTTCTCGCTGGGCCACACCTCGACGGCGGCCGACGTGACGGCGCTGCTGGACGCGCTGCCGACCGCGGTCGAGCGGGCCCGCCGCGCCACCGCGGTCTCCCGCCGCCACTGA
- the mnmA gene encoding tRNA 2-thiouridine(34) synthase MnmA: MRVLAAMSGGVDSAVAAARAVDAGYDVTGVHLALSANPQAYRTGARGCCTLEDSRDARRAADVLGIPFYVWDMAEEFREDVVADFVAEYAAGRTPNPCLRCNEKIKFAAVLDRARALGFDAVVTGHHARLAGGVLRRSVDHAKDQSYVLAVLRPDQLAGAVFPLGDSTKAQVRAEAARRGLAVADKPDSHDICFIADGDTRGFLHRELGSEPGDIVDADTGEVLGSHDGAYAYTVGQRRGLNLTRPAPDGQPRYVLSITPVQNTVTVGRREALAVDTVTAERPVWTVPPPAGPFDCQVQLRAHGEVYDATVTYDAAGLTATLRAPASGVAPGQAIVAYRRDPAGDVVLGSATIAAAA; encoded by the coding sequence ATGAGGGTGTTGGCGGCGATGTCGGGCGGGGTCGACTCGGCGGTGGCGGCCGCGCGCGCCGTCGACGCCGGGTACGACGTGACCGGGGTGCACCTGGCGCTGTCGGCGAACCCGCAGGCCTACCGCACCGGCGCGCGCGGCTGCTGCACCCTGGAGGACTCCCGGGACGCCCGACGCGCCGCCGACGTGCTGGGCATCCCGTTCTACGTGTGGGACATGGCCGAGGAGTTCCGCGAGGACGTGGTCGCCGACTTCGTCGCCGAGTACGCGGCCGGTCGCACCCCGAACCCGTGCCTGCGCTGCAACGAGAAGATCAAGTTCGCCGCGGTGCTGGACCGGGCCCGGGCGCTGGGCTTCGATGCGGTGGTCACCGGCCACCACGCCCGGCTGGCCGGCGGGGTGCTGCGCCGGTCGGTCGATCACGCCAAGGACCAGTCGTACGTGCTGGCGGTGCTGCGCCCGGACCAGCTGGCCGGGGCGGTCTTCCCGCTCGGTGACTCCACCAAGGCGCAGGTCCGCGCCGAGGCGGCGCGGCGCGGCCTCGCCGTCGCCGACAAGCCGGACAGCCACGACATCTGCTTCATCGCCGACGGCGACACCCGCGGGTTCCTGCACCGCGAGCTGGGCAGCGAGCCGGGGGACATCGTCGACGCGGACACCGGCGAGGTGCTGGGCAGCCACGACGGGGCGTACGCGTACACGGTGGGGCAGCGGCGCGGGCTCAACCTGACCCGCCCGGCGCCCGACGGGCAGCCGCGGTACGTGCTGTCCATCACGCCGGTGCAGAACACGGTGACGGTGGGCCGGCGCGAGGCGCTCGCGGTCGACACCGTCACCGCGGAGCGTCCGGTGTGGACGGTGCCGCCGCCGGCCGGCCCGTTCGACTGCCAGGTGCAGCTGCGCGCGCACGGCGAGGTGTACGACGCGACGGTGACGTACGACGCCGCCGGGCTCACCGCGACGCTGCGGGCGCCGGCCAGCGGGGTCGCGCCGGGGCAGGCGATCGTGGCGTACCGCCGGGATCCGGCCGGCGACGTGGTGCTCGGCTCCGCGACGATCGCCGCCGCCGCCTGA